CGCCGATGTTTCTATCCATCGGCGTCGGCGCTTGTGTTTTGTGACTTCCGCCACCCTTGACCCTCGAAGCGCTTTGGCCCTCAACCGACTCGACTGTTTTTATTTTTATTTGACAACCTCGGCTATAAGCAACTTCAAGTCATTGCGCACCCAGTACCGAAGTACTATTGTCCTACCGTCTGTAAAATCCCTAGCATGACTATACTTACATTCAGCCGTGTTCTGAGATCCTCATAAGCTTGGCACACCGCACTCAAGCCGCCCAGTCACTCAAGGGACCATCATCAGGAGGCATTCGATGGAAGGCTATATCGCCGAGATCAGGTTGTTCGCTGGAAACTTTGCGCCGCGCGGGTGGGCGTTCTGTAACGGTCAAATTCTCTCAATCGCTCAGAACACGGCGCTCTTTGCGCTCTTGGGCACAACCTACGGCGGCAACGGCCAGACCACGTTTGCACTGCCCGATCTACGCGGGCGAGTCGCCGTTGGCCCAGGTCAGGGGCCTGGATTGCCAGCCGTGAATCTTGGTCAGATGTCGGGCGAACCAACGCACACGCTGATCATCACCGAGATGCCCGCCCATAACCACACTACCCAGGTGACAATCAGGGCGTTCGATGAAGGCTTTGGCGGCGGTGGCAACTCCTCCGTACCGACGAATAACTACTGGAGTTCGGTTGCGAGCGGCGCGCCCTACAACAACACGTCGAACACGACGATGAACGCCGCGGCGGTCCAGAGCGTCATCGGCGTTGCGGGTGGCAGCCAGCCGCATAACAACATGCAGCCCTACCTCGGCGTCAACTATATCATCTGCATGGAAGGCATCTTCCCGTCGCGCAACTAGGCCCTGATTGCTGGTGATATGGGACGCTGATCGGCTCCCATCGTCTCCTAGCTTACCCCCAAATCTGCCCGAAGACGTACGCCACCGGCTACCGGCAACGGGAGCGCATCCCTGCGCCGCGAGCCTGGTAGCCACGCGCGCGATTGTGGTCGTGCGTCATCGGGGGCTTGGTTGTCAGTCAAGAACACGTTTCATTTAACTGTCGCTTTGCCCTGTGCGAGTGTGTCCTCGTGGTACTTCGCTGGCAGAAATGGAGCACTCCCTCATGCGTAGAATGGCCCCGTGGACGGTCGCGCTGACCGGGCTGCTGGTGCTGGTGCTGATCTGGCCCGCCGCCCAGGTCGCCTCCGCCGCCACGATCGTCGTCAATCCGGGTGGTGGCGGCAACTTCACCACCATTCAGGCCGCGATCAACAACGCCAGCCCCGGCGATACAATCGCCATCCAGACCGGCACCTACCCCGAAAGCCTGGATCTCAGCGCGATGGGCAGTGCGATCGGCGGCGCGACCGGCAACCTCCAGCTCGTGGCCGTCGATGGTCCCGGCACCGTGACGCTGAGCGGCACAGGCCTCAAGCTGATGCAGAGCGGAGGCTTCAACGGCAGCCTGATCGTCGACGGGCTGCGCTTCTCGACCAGCAACGACGATGCTATCCGACTTACGAACCTTAATAACCTGCTGCTCGTCAACAGCATCTTCGATCCGATCGGCGTAGATAACACGCAGCACAATGGCCTGGAGCTGACGATCAGCAGCGGCGCGCCCAACGTCGTGCTCTACAACAACACGTTCCGCAACATCGCCAACGATGCGATCGTGATGACCGCGCAGGGAGCATCGCAGCCAACCTTTACGATCGTCGGCAACACGATCAGCGATGACGGCACGGCGGCCAATACCACCGACCAGGCGATCGTCCTGACGATGAGCGGCAGCGTGAGCGCCAGCGCGACGATCACCGACAACAGCCTGAGCCAGTTGGAGAGCCGCGCGGTGGTCGTCGCCGCGACTGAGACGGCGCAGTTCCAGGCGCAGATCGCGCGCAACACCATCAACACGATCACGACGGTCGACCAGGCGATCGTTGCCGAGACGCTCAGCGGCTCGACGACGGCGCTGCTGGATGTGACGATTGCCGAGAATGCGATCAGCAACGTCAGCAGCGGCACAGGGGTGCTGGTCGGCCTGAGCGGCGTGACGACCACGCTCAGCACGCCGCGCATCGTCGCCCGTATCGTACGGAACACGCTGACGAATATCGGCGGCAACGACTTCGACCGGGGCATCGCGATCATCCCGATCAACGACACCAACGTGGACGGGACGATCAGCCTGCTCGTCGCGGACAACCAGTTGGACGGCAGC
This genomic window from Herpetosiphonaceae bacterium contains:
- a CDS encoding tail fiber protein, encoding MEGYIAEIRLFAGNFAPRGWAFCNGQILSIAQNTALFALLGTTYGGNGQTTFALPDLRGRVAVGPGQGPGLPAVNLGQMSGEPTHTLIITEMPAHNHTTQVTIRAFDEGFGGGGNSSVPTNNYWSSVASGAPYNNTSNTTMNAAAVQSVIGVAGGSQPHNNMQPYLGVNYIICMEGIFPSRN